The DNA region GAGTCTATTTTTTCTAAGGCACATACGGTCATCAAATTGCCCAATGCAATATAGGCTTGATTAATAGCTGATTTCTGTTTTTCTAAGGTAGATTTATTTGCAAAAATATTTTTGAGTTGAGTTCTGTATTTACCTAAAATTTCTTCGGAAGTACCCCTAATTTCTTTTTCTAAATCAAAATAGGCATCAATATCTTCTAGTGTAAAATAATCGTGAATGCAAATAACCAGCACATGAGATGCAGTACTTACTTGAATTTGCTCAAAAGAATGCTCCATCAGTTGCTGTTGAAGCTTCTTATCACTGATAATTAGCATTTTAATGGGCTGCAAGCCGAAAGAAGTTGCAGTTAAATTGAATGCTTCTGATACTACCTCAATTTTATCATCAGAGATAACTTTCGTATCATCAAATTTTTTACAAGCATATCGCCATTTTAGGCTTTTGATAATATTGTTCAATGTATTATAATTTAATTTCGTAAGAGGCGATACACCGCATCTTTACTATTTCAGTTATTAAGGTTTTGACGCACTATGTACTCCTCCCCTTGGGGGAGGCTGGGTGGGGCTTTTAACCTAAGGACTGCATTTCAACTAATTTTTTATAGATACCATTTTTATCTAATAATTCTTGATGTTTACCTTGCTCCATAATTTCACCTTTTTGCAGTACAACAATGGTATCTGCTTTTTGAATGGTGGATAAACGGTGGGCAATGACTAGAGAGGTTCTATTTTTCATCATATTTTCTAAGGCTACTTGCACCAATCTTTCTGATTCGGTATCTAAGGCAGAAGTAGCTTCATCTAGCACCATAATGGGCGGATTTTTAAGTACAGCTCTGGCAATACTTAAACGTTGTTTTTGTCCACCTGATAATTTGCCACCGGCATCACCAATATTGGTTTCAATACCGTTCGGTAATTCGTTGACAAA from Aureibaculum sp. 2308TA14-22 includes:
- a CDS encoding NAD(P)H-dependent oxidoreductase, yielding MNNIIKSLKWRYACKKFDDTKVISDDKIEVVSEAFNLTATSFGLQPIKMLIISDKKLQQQLMEHSFEQIQVSTASHVLVICIHDYFTLEDIDAYFDLEKEIRGTSEEILGKYRTQLKNIFANKSTLEKQKSAINQAYIALGNLMTVCALEKIDSCPMEGFNAQKFDEILELKKQNLKSVLVLPVGYRADDDFMSTLKKVRKPIDETVIIR